Proteins encoded together in one Triticum dicoccoides isolate Atlit2015 ecotype Zavitan chromosome 7B, WEW_v2.0, whole genome shotgun sequence window:
- the LOC119337692 gene encoding protein NRT1/ PTR FAMILY 2.3-like, whose product METNGSQQEEPRRLSSGDHESLRELTKRKGGWITFPFLAVAILCLGLASGGAMSNMVVYLITEYHLPSVDAAQISTIIAGSISVAPVAGAIVADAFFGCYPIVAIAMATSVLSLVMFTLTASLPGLRPAACQPVASPCEQATTGQMAALYAAVFLLCLGAAGARFNQATMGANQFEAAADRDVFFNWYFILLYASSVLGATVIVYVQDTVSWTLGFGISCAASVVGLATLLLGARYYRQPVAQGSPFTGIARVVVAAARKRKVSVVAPGELKFYYGLRSGDDDSKTGGDGVLPPSDSFSFLNRAAVITDGDVDGASGSVLRPWRLCTVQQVEDFKTVLRILPIWSAAIVLSVAIGVQINFTVLQALVMDRAVGPFTVPAGSMIVGSLISVVIFLGLLDRVLLPLWRRVTSHTPTPLQCVGAGQALTVLSMAASSLVERERTATVRAHGQEGDPAWVSPLSAMWLVLPFAVAGAGEALHFPAQVTLYYQEFPPSLKNTATGMMAMIVALGFYLSTALVNIVQRATTWLPDNMNASKLENLYWLLTLLVALNFGYFLTCAKLYRYQNIGK is encoded by the exons ATGGAGACCAACGGGTCGCAGCAGGAGGAGCCTCGGCGCCTCAGCTCCGGTGATCACGAGTCCCTCAGGGAACTCACGAAGAGGAAGGGGGGATGGATCACCTTCCCTTTCCTCGCAG TGGCCATACTGTGCCTCGGGTTGGCGAGCGGGGGCGCCATGTCCAACATGGTGGTCTACCTGATAACGGAGTACCACTTGCCCAGCGTCGACGCGGCGCAGATCTCCACCATCATCGCCGGCTCCATCAGCGTCGCCCCGGTGGCCGGCGCCATCGTCGCTGACGCCTTCTTCGGCTGCTACCCCATCGTCGCCATCGCCATGGCCACGTCCGTCCTG TCCTTGGTGATGTTCACGCTGACGGCGAGCCTTCCGGGTCTCCGGCCGGCGGCGTGCCAGCCCGTCGCCAGCCCGTGCGAGCAGGCGACCACGGGGCAGATGGCGGCGCTCTACGCTGCCGTGTTCCTGCTCTGCCTGGGCGCGGCGGGGGCGCGGTTCAACCAGGCGACTATGGGCGCGAACCAGTTCGAGGCGGCCGCCGACCGCGACGTCTTCTTCAACTGGTACTTCATCCTCCTCTACGCCTCCTCCGTGCTCGGCGCCACCGTCATCGTCTACGTCCAGGACACGGTGTCCTGGACGCTCGGCTTCGGCATCTCCTGCGCCGCCAGCGTGGTCGGCCTGGCCACGCTGCTCctcggtgcgcggtactaccggcaGCCCGTCGCTCAGGGCAGCCCGTTCACGGGGATTGCCAGGGTGGTCGTCGCCGCCGCGAGGAAGAGGAAGGTTAGTGTCGTGGCGCCGGGGGAGCTGAAGTTTTACTATGGGCTACGTAGCGGTGACGACGATAGCAAGACCGGCGGCGACGGTGTTCTTCCTCCGAGCGACAGCTTTAG CTTCCTGAACCGTGCCGCGGTGATCACGGACGGCGACGTGGACGGCGCGAGCGGCTCGGTGCTCCGGCCGTGGCGCCTGTGCACTGTGCAGCAGGTGGAGGACTTCAAGACGGTGCTGCGTATCCTGCCGATCTGGAGCGCGGCCATCGTGCTGAGCGTCGCCATCGGCGTGCagatcaacttcaccgtcctgcagGCGCTCGTCATGGACCGCGCGGTCGGGCCCTTCACGGTGCCGGCGGGCTCGATGATCGTCGGCTCCCTCATCTCCGTCGTCATCTTCCTCGGGCTCCTCGACCGGGTCCTGCTCCCGCTCTGGAGGCGGGTGACCAGCCACACGCCGACGCCGCTGCAGTGCGTGGGCGCGGGCCAGGCGCTCACCGTGCTGAGCATGGCCGCGTCGTCCCTCGTGGAGCGCGAGCGCACCGCCACCGTGCGCGCGCACGGCCAGGAGGGCGATCCGGCGTGGGTGTCGCCGCTGTCGGCCATGTGGCTGGTGCTGCCGTTCGCCGTGGCCGGGGCCGGGGAGGCGCTGCACTTTCCGGCGCAGGTGACGCTTTACTACCAGGAGTTCCCGCCGTCGCTCAAGAACACGGCCACGGGCATGATGGCCATGATCGTCGCGCTGGGGTTCTACCTGAGCACCGCCCTCGTCAACATCGTCCAGCGCGCCACCACCTGGCTGCCGGACAACATGAACGCCTCCAAGCTGGAGAACCTCTACTGGCTTCTCACCCTCCTCGTCGCCCTCAACTTCGGCTACTTCCTTACGTGCGCGAAGCTCTACAGGTACCAGAACATCGGCAAGTAG